Proteins from a single region of Croceicoccus marinus:
- a CDS encoding dienelactone hydrolase family protein, producing MREFDPEIRDPLDDFEKRKVTLLGKTKTVYVAGSGPAVIVMSEIPGITPYVARFARWVRDAGLTVYMPSLFGRDGEMPGAGQAMLTVARACISREFHAFASNSSSPVTKWLRALAAEAHRECGGKGVGAIGMCFTGNFALSMMLEKAVVAPVLSQPSMPMHNGSGLHISPEDLAKVKKRMETEDLTVRAYRFEGDTFCPAQRFAAYEKALGDRFVGTVLPDSAANPEAPLKTPHSVVTLHLIDEADQPTVTARDEIIEFFRSSLFMDGPESRANAAGG from the coding sequence ATGCGAGAATTCGATCCCGAGATACGGGACCCGCTAGACGATTTCGAAAAGCGCAAAGTGACGCTCCTGGGAAAGACCAAGACCGTCTATGTGGCCGGAAGCGGTCCCGCCGTAATCGTGATGTCCGAAATTCCCGGGATCACACCCTATGTGGCGCGTTTCGCCCGCTGGGTCCGCGATGCGGGGCTGACGGTGTACATGCCCTCCTTGTTCGGACGCGACGGTGAGATGCCCGGCGCCGGTCAGGCCATGCTGACCGTGGCGCGCGCCTGTATCAGCCGCGAGTTCCATGCTTTTGCCTCGAACTCCTCAAGCCCGGTGACGAAATGGCTGCGCGCGCTGGCTGCCGAAGCGCACCGTGAATGCGGCGGAAAAGGCGTTGGCGCGATCGGCATGTGCTTCACCGGCAATTTCGCCTTGTCCATGATGCTGGAAAAGGCGGTGGTCGCGCCCGTGCTGTCGCAGCCTTCGATGCCGATGCACAATGGTTCGGGCCTGCACATATCTCCCGAGGATCTCGCGAAGGTGAAGAAACGCATGGAGACCGAAGACCTTACGGTCCGCGCCTATCGTTTCGAGGGTGACACGTTCTGCCCGGCACAACGCTTCGCAGCCTATGAGAAGGCGCTGGGCGATCGCTTCGTCGGCACCGTATTGCCTGACAGCGCAGCAAACCCGGAAGCCCCTCTCAAAACGCCGCACAGCGTTGTAACCTTGCACCTGATTGATGAGGCCGATCAGCCTACTGTGACTGCACGAGACGAGATCATCGAGTTCTTCCGCTCAAGCCTTTTCATGGACGGGCCCGAAAGCCGTGCTAACGCGGCAGGCGGTTAA
- a CDS encoding spinster family MFS transporter, producing MKSGEPPRSATPSPAYSWYVLAILTAVQTTHGIDRAIIGLILEPMGREFGLSDGRLGVLAGFAYGIFFAMAAIPFGVAVDRFNRRNIMAAALTVWSASTAFCGLAVGFWSMFASRAVVGISEAAGSPTGISILSDYFDKNRRATAIGIWYLSSGVGLAIAFVAGGAIVQNFGWRWAFIAAGIPGILLAPVLLFGVREPVRGGMDASEYPASNKLATKTGLRSRIAELLARPGLAHCIFAIILIATGIYGMSTWLTTFLIRVHGMPIADAGLLIAISYGVLGSAGGLAAGWAVDLLNRRRGGFNPVRTALFGAMIPFATALTGLGTVYFDNLGQVIAAMLMCGFFSASYNGPVYSVIVHQAGPRLRGLAVSLVQLGANLIGVGAGTYLIGAVSEAVGGTRGVAWGIGFAMIFVAWGGLHLLLATRSIRIGQQGTELAAAD from the coding sequence ATGAAATCCGGAGAGCCACCTCGGTCGGCGACCCCTTCCCCCGCATATAGCTGGTACGTTCTTGCCATTTTGACGGCGGTTCAGACCACCCACGGTATCGACCGGGCAATCATCGGCCTGATCCTTGAACCGATGGGTCGGGAGTTCGGATTGAGCGATGGCCGGCTCGGCGTTCTTGCGGGATTTGCTTATGGTATTTTCTTTGCGATGGCCGCGATTCCGTTCGGCGTCGCGGTCGATCGCTTCAATCGGCGCAATATCATGGCTGCCGCGTTGACCGTCTGGAGCGCCTCGACCGCGTTCTGTGGTCTTGCGGTCGGATTTTGGTCGATGTTCGCCAGCAGGGCCGTGGTCGGGATTTCGGAAGCGGCCGGATCGCCGACCGGTATTTCCATTCTCAGCGATTATTTCGACAAGAACCGCCGCGCTACGGCAATCGGCATCTGGTATCTCAGTTCGGGTGTAGGTTTGGCGATAGCCTTCGTCGCGGGCGGCGCGATCGTGCAAAATTTCGGGTGGCGCTGGGCATTCATTGCGGCGGGTATTCCAGGCATCCTGCTAGCGCCGGTCTTGCTGTTCGGCGTGCGCGAACCGGTGCGTGGGGGCATGGACGCCAGCGAATATCCGGCCAGCAACAAACTTGCGACGAAGACCGGTCTGCGTTCCCGCATCGCCGAATTGCTGGCGCGGCCCGGACTTGCCCATTGCATCTTCGCAATCATTCTGATCGCCACCGGCATCTATGGGATGAGTACATGGCTGACGACATTTCTCATTCGTGTGCATGGCATGCCGATTGCCGATGCGGGACTTCTCATCGCCATATCATATGGGGTACTTGGCTCGGCGGGCGGCCTTGCCGCTGGATGGGCGGTGGATCTGCTGAACCGGCGCAGGGGCGGTTTCAATCCTGTTCGGACCGCACTGTTCGGGGCGATGATCCCCTTTGCCACTGCATTGACGGGGCTTGGGACGGTATATTTCGACAATCTCGGGCAGGTTATCGCAGCCATGCTGATGTGTGGCTTCTTCAGCGCTTCCTATAACGGGCCGGTCTATTCCGTGATCGTCCACCAGGCGGGACCGCGCCTGCGCGGCCTAGCCGTATCGCTGGTGCAATTGGGGGCCAACCTTATCGGGGTGGGCGCCGGCACCTATCTGATCGGCGCCGTAAGTGAAGCAGTTGGCGGGACGAGAGGCGTCGCCTGGGGCATCGGCTTTGCGATGATCTTCGTGGCCTGGGGGGGATTGCACCTTCTGCTGGCTACGCGGTCCATCCGGATCGGACAACAGGGCACGGAACTGGCTGCCGCCGATTAG